Proteins encoded within one genomic window of Candidatus Melainabacteria bacterium RIFOXYA2_FULL_32_9:
- a CDS encoding NADH-quinone oxidoreductase subunit K — MVIGLTHYLILGAMLFCIGILGLITSRNVIKVLMSIEILLNAVNINFVAFANYSDLSELKGQIFAIFVMAIAAAEAALGLAILIALYRNKPTVDVEEYKMLKG, encoded by the coding sequence ATGGTAATCGGTTTAACACACTATTTAATACTAGGAGCAATGCTATTTTGTATTGGAATACTTGGACTAATTACATCCAGAAATGTAATTAAGGTTTTAATGTCCATAGAAATTTTACTCAATGCTGTTAATATAAATTTTGTCGCTTTTGCAAATTACTCTGACCTTAGTGAATTAAAAGGTCAGATTTTTGCTATTTTTGTTATGGCAATTGCTGCGGCTGAAGCAGCTTTAGGCTTGGCAATTTTAATTGCATTGTATAGAAATAAGCCTACGGTAGACGTTGAAGAGTATAAAATGTTAAAAGGATAG